The following are encoded together in the Solenopsis invicta isolate M01_SB chromosome 14, UNIL_Sinv_3.0, whole genome shotgun sequence genome:
- the LOC113004792 gene encoding uncharacterized protein LOC113004792 isoform X2 produces MFGRGVTSHTEVVQGCLVKQNNSWTHLDVLYTTKNMEYTLITEPNGNIITDSSGNILINQKPAASLFPNKGIQTQGAQTEVLQSDFTDSEQENSIPSRTSWNRNEIIEIIGLYKSHERLFKSTTIKKDKVWDIAKKLPTHTTEQIKNKFKYLKQKYLEKKDNIGQKSSGAGAIKFEYFFEMDEIFGQDPDV; encoded by the exons ATGTTTGGACGAGGTGTAACGTCACACACTGAGGTTGTCCAAGGTTGTCTCGTGAAACAGAACAATTCTTGGACGCACTTGGACGTTTTATATACTACAAAAAACATGGAATACACACTAATAACTGAGCCTAACGGAAATATTATAACAGATTCATCAGGAAATATCTTAATTAATCAAAAACCTG CTGCTTCATTATTTCCAAATAAAGGAATTCAAACTCAAGGTGCTCAAACCGAGGTCTTGCAATCTGACTTTACAGATAGTGAACAAGAAAACTCGATTCCAAGCAGAACTTCTTGGAATCGAAATGAGATTATTGAGATAATAGGCTTATATAAGTCTCATGAGCGTTTATTTAAAAGCACGACAATAAAAAAGGATAAAGTGTGGGATATAGCTAAAAAGTTACCTACGCACACaactgaacaaataaaaaacaaatttaaatatctgaAGCAAAAGTATCTGGAAAAGAAAGACAATATAGGTCAAAAGAGCAGTGGAGCAGGtgcaattaaatttgaatacttCTTCGAAATGGATGAAATATTTGGACAGGATCCTGACGTGTAG
- the LOC113004792 gene encoding uncharacterized protein LOC113004792 isoform X1, whose translation MFGRGVTSHTEVVQGCLVKQNNSWTHLDVLYTTKNMEYTLITEPNGNIITDSSGNILINQKPENILMYISSSQAASLFPNKGIQTQGAQTEVLQSDFTDSEQENSIPSRTSWNRNEIIEIIGLYKSHERLFKSTTIKKDKVWDIAKKLPTHTTEQIKNKFKYLKQKYLEKKDNIGQKSSGAGAIKFEYFFEMDEIFGQDPDV comes from the exons ATGTTTGGACGAGGTGTAACGTCACACACTGAGGTTGTCCAAGGTTGTCTCGTGAAACAGAACAATTCTTGGACGCACTTGGACGTTTTATATACTACAAAAAACATGGAATACACACTAATAACTGAGCCTAACGGAAATATTATAACAGATTCATCAGGAAATATCTTAATTAATCAAAAACCTG agaatatattaatgtatattagtTCTTCCCAAGCTGCTTCATTATTTCCAAATAAAGGAATTCAAACTCAAGGTGCTCAAACCGAGGTCTTGCAATCTGACTTTACAGATAGTGAACAAGAAAACTCGATTCCAAGCAGAACTTCTTGGAATCGAAATGAGATTATTGAGATAATAGGCTTATATAAGTCTCATGAGCGTTTATTTAAAAGCACGACAATAAAAAAGGATAAAGTGTGGGATATAGCTAAAAAGTTACCTACGCACACaactgaacaaataaaaaacaaatttaaatatctgaAGCAAAAGTATCTGGAAAAGAAAGACAATATAGGTCAAAAGAGCAGTGGAGCAGGtgcaattaaatttgaatacttCTTCGAAATGGATGAAATATTTGGACAGGATCCTGACGTGTAG